The nucleotide sequence GTGCTGCGCTGGCTTGACGACCGGCCGGTGCCCGCCGTACTGCCGAAGCCCCGCCCGGCCGGCGAGTGAGCTGGTCCGCCCGACTTTCCGGACGGGGAGTGGGCTCAGGCGGCTGCCGGGGTGAGCGGGCGGCGGACCCGGGCCGGGTTGCCGACGGCGAGTACCCCGGCCGGCAGGTCCCGGGTGACGACGCTGCCGGCGCCGACCACGGTGTCCCGGCCGATGGTGACCCCGCCGAGCACGATCACCCCGCCGCCGAGCCAGACGTTGTCGCCGATCGTGATCGGCCGGGCCGCCTCCCAGCCGGACCGGCGCTGCTCCGGGTCGAGCGGGTGGTGCGGGGTCAGCAGTTGTACGTTCGGCCCGACCTGCACGTCGGCGCCGATCTCGATCGCGGCGACGTCGAGCAGCACGGCGTTGAAGTTCAGGTAGGACCGGTCGCCGATCCGGATCTGGCCGCCGTAGTCGCAGTGGAACGGCGGCCTGACCACCACCTGCTCGCCGACCGCGCCGAGGAGTTCGCGCAGCAGCGCCCGGTGCCGTTCCGGCTGGTCGGCCGGCGTCGAGTTGTAGCGCTGCGCCAGCACGGCGGCCCGCTCCGCCAGCGCGACCAGCTCGGGGTCGTCGGCCCGGTAGAGGTCACCGGCGAGCATCCGCTCCCGCTGGGAGCGCGGATCCGCGCCGGTCTGCATGGTCGCGCCCGTCGGCTCAGTCGTTGGCGTGCAGCGCCGCGTTGAGTTCGATGCCCCGGCCGGTGCGCGGCTTCGCCTCCAGCGCGCCGGTCACCGAGTTGCGCCAGAAGAGCAGCCCGTTCACCCCGGACAGTTCGCGGGCCTTTACGACCCGGCCGTCCGGCAGGGTCACCTTGGAGCCGGCGGTGATGTAGCAGCCGGCCTCGACCACGCAGTCGTCGCCGAGCGAGATCCCGATCCCGGCGTTGGCACCGAGCAGGCTCCGCTCGCCGATCCGGACCTTCTCCTTGCCGCCGCCGGAGAGGGTACCCATGATCGAGGCGCCGGCACCGACGTCGGAGCCGTCCCCGACCACCACACCGGCGACGATCCGGCCCTCCACCATCGAGGCGCCGAGCGTGCCGGCGTTGAAGTTGCAGAAGCCCTCGTGCATCACGGTGGTGCCGCTGGCCAGGTGCGCGCCGAGGCGGACCCGGTCGGCGTCGGCGATCCGGACCCCGGACGGGACAACGTAGTCGGTCATCCGGGGGAACTTGTCGACGCCGTAGACGGCCAGGTGCCGGCCGGCGGCCCGCTCGACCACCCGCAGCTCGTCGACCCGCTCCGGCGGGCACGGCCCGGCCGAGGTCCAGGCGACGTTTGCCAGCACCCCGAAGATGCCGTCGAGGTTCAGCTCGTTGGGCCGGACCAGGCGGTGGGAGAGCAGGTGCAACCGGAGGTACGCGTCGGCGGCGTCCTTGATCGGGTCGGCCAGCGAGCCGATCTCGGTGACCACCACTGCGGTACGCAGCCCCGGCAGCGCCCGGTCGCCGAGCGCGCCCGGCGGCAGGTCGAGCACGTCGCCGTCGTCGCCGGCGACAAGTGGCGACGGGCCGAGGCCGAGCTTGCCGGTCGGATACCACGTGTCGAGCACCTGGTCTCCGGCGAGCGTGGCTACCCCGATCCCCCAGGCGGGCTGTGTGGTCGTCACCGGGTCTACCCCTCCGTCATCCGTCCGCCAGAACCGGCTCGGCCGGGCGTGTGGAACGTCATTCGTGAGCCCTCGACGCGTCCCGCCGATACGACCTTGACGGTACCGTCTCCCAGCATGGAGAACCCGCTCACCCCCGAGGTGTTGGCCGATCCGGTGGCGTTGACCCGTGCCCTGGTCGACATCGAGTCCGTCTCGCGCAACGAAAAGGAGATAGCGGACTTTGTCGAGGAGGTGCTCAGGGAGGTCCCGCACCTGACGGTGGCGCGGCACAACAACACGATCATGGCGCGTACCGACCTGGGCCGGGCCCAGCGGGTGGTGCTGGCCGGGCACCTGGACACCGTGCCGTTGAACAACAACTTCCCGTCGAGTGTGCAGGGCGACCTGATCTACGGCTGCGGCACCTCCGACATGAAGTCCGGGGTGGCGTACGCGCTGCACCTGGCGGTGAGCGTGCCCGAGCCCCGCTACGACGTGACGTACTTCTTCTACGAGGCCGAGGAGATCGAGTCCCGCTACAACGGGCTGACCCTGGTCGCGCAGGCGCATCCGGAGTGGCTGACCGCCGACTTCGCGGTGCTGCTGGAACCGACGCACGGGGTGGTGGAGGCGGGCTGCCAGGGGACCATGCGGGCGGTGGTCAGTGCCACCGGCCGGCGGGCGCACTCGGCCCGCTCCTGGAACGGGGTGAACGCGATCCACGGCATCGCCGAGGCGATCAACCGGCTGGCGGCGTACCAGGCGCGGATGGTCACCATCGACGGCTGCGTCTACCGCGAGGGGATGAACGCGGTCCGGATCGGCGGCGGGGTGGCCGGCAACGTGGTACCGGACCTCTGCGAGATGGAGGTGAACTACCGGTTCGCCCCGGACCGGACCGCCGAGCAGGCGGAGGCGCACCTCCGCGAGGTCTTCGACGGGTACCAGGTCCGGGTGACCGACTGGGCGCCCGGTGCGCTGCCCGGGTTGACCGAGGCGCCGGCCCGGGAGTTCCTGGCGGCGGTCGGGGCGGACCCGATCGGCAAGCTCGGCTGGACGGACGTGGCGCGGTTCGCCGCCCTCGGCATCCCGGCGCTGAACTTCGGGCCGGGCGACCCGAACGTGGCACACGCCCCCGACGAGCACGTCGAGATCGGCAAGATCCGGGACGGTGCCGCCACCCTGCACCGCTGGCTCGCCTCACACTGAGCCGGGACGTACCGGACGTCTGCTGGTCGTCGCCGGGTCGGGACCCGGCCCGGCGCCGGCCGGCGGTGGCCCCTTTGCCGCCGGCCGGCGCCGGCTTTCCCGGTGTGTCGGGTCGGCGGACTAGCCGTCGACGTGCTGCTGCGTACGGGATTCCTGCTCCGGCACCGAGACGTCCTCGATCGCGCCGGCCGGTGCGGCGTTGCGTGCCATCCGGCGCTCCGCGACCACCGCCCGGATCCGGCGCTGCATCTGTCGTCGCAGTCGGATGATCTCCCCGCTGGTCATCACCGTTGCCCCCCGAAGGTGCGCGGCCGTGACGTGGGCGCCGCGCGTTCCCCCTTGTGTGATTGGTAAGACGCCGGTCAGCCCCGTTTGGTTGCCTCGGCGCCGAGGTTCGTCCCGTGACGTACGCGATCACGCCACCCCGGCCCTGGTCCACCGGATTACCGTGGAGCCCATGAACCACAGCCAGGGACGAAACGGCAGCCGGGGCCCGGGACCGGAACGCCATCGGGGTGCGGTCACGCTGCGCCGCGAGGCCATCCCGCTGAGTACGGCGGACCAGCGGTTGCTCGACTCCCGCAGCCGGGGCGACTGGAAGACCAAGGACGCCTGGCGGGCCCTGCGGATCCTGTCGGAGTTCGTGGAGGGCTTCGACACCCTGGCCGACCTGCCACCGGCGGTGAGCGTCTTCGGCTCGGCCCGCAGCAAGCCGGACAGCCCGGAGTGCGAGCTGGCCGAGCAGTTGGGTGCGGCGCTCGCCGCCGCCGGCTACGCGGTGATCACCGGCGGCGGGCCGGGCGTGATGGAGGCGGCCAACCGGGGCGCGACCGAGGCC is from Micromonospora sp. WMMD1102 and encodes:
- a CDS encoding sugar O-acetyltransferase, yielding MQTGADPRSQRERMLAGDLYRADDPELVALAERAAVLAQRYNSTPADQPERHRALLRELLGAVGEQVVVRPPFHCDYGGQIRIGDRSYLNFNAVLLDVAAIEIGADVQVGPNVQLLTPHHPLDPEQRRSGWEAARPITIGDNVWLGGGVIVLGGVTIGRDTVVGAGSVVTRDLPAGVLAVGNPARVRRPLTPAAA
- the dapD gene encoding 2,3,4,5-tetrahydropyridine-2,6-dicarboxylate N-succinyltransferase, whose protein sequence is MTTTQPAWGIGVATLAGDQVLDTWYPTGKLGLGPSPLVAGDDGDVLDLPPGALGDRALPGLRTAVVVTEIGSLADPIKDAADAYLRLHLLSHRLVRPNELNLDGIFGVLANVAWTSAGPCPPERVDELRVVERAAGRHLAVYGVDKFPRMTDYVVPSGVRIADADRVRLGAHLASGTTVMHEGFCNFNAGTLGASMVEGRIVAGVVVGDGSDVGAGASIMGTLSGGGKEKVRIGERSLLGANAGIGISLGDDCVVEAGCYITAGSKVTLPDGRVVKARELSGVNGLLFWRNSVTGALEAKPRTGRGIELNAALHAND
- the dapE gene encoding succinyl-diaminopimelate desuccinylase; translated protein: MENPLTPEVLADPVALTRALVDIESVSRNEKEIADFVEEVLREVPHLTVARHNNTIMARTDLGRAQRVVLAGHLDTVPLNNNFPSSVQGDLIYGCGTSDMKSGVAYALHLAVSVPEPRYDVTYFFYEAEEIESRYNGLTLVAQAHPEWLTADFAVLLEPTHGVVEAGCQGTMRAVVSATGRRAHSARSWNGVNAIHGIAEAINRLAAYQARMVTIDGCVYREGMNAVRIGGGVAGNVVPDLCEMEVNYRFAPDRTAEQAEAHLREVFDGYQVRVTDWAPGALPGLTEAPAREFLAAVGADPIGKLGWTDVARFAALGIPALNFGPGDPNVAHAPDEHVEIGKIRDGAATLHRWLASH